The following are encoded together in the Hydractinia symbiolongicarpus strain clone_291-10 chromosome 14, HSymV2.1, whole genome shotgun sequence genome:
- the LOC130625553 gene encoding uncharacterized protein LOC130625553 encodes MASSFTLANLSDIVGKSKSQIDKFTKPDLVQFLIKVQDEVKEKVGLKEIKDSVDEIKNNVLKRILDDNKNMKKRIRLLEKENDEIYESQINLEMKINAQDQYSRRNNLEIIGISDDIADRNLEAKVISILQEIGVTCDCNEIEACHRLPKSKRERDSKFPKRTIVRFVNRKKAEKALENRKKLKDSVNHRKVVISDNLCPAYKALLGMSSQLYHEGRIASSWSWKGNVFIKPNITDEPFKIFHVSDLDYYYDDVSLE; translated from the coding sequence ATGGCTTCGTCTTTTACACTTGCCAACTTAAGTGACATTGTGGGAAAATCTAAATCACAAATTGATAAATTCACAAAGCCAGATTTGGTTCAATTTTTGATAAAAGTTCAGGATGAAGTGAAAGAAAAGGTTGGGctgaaagaaataaaagacaGCGTAGATGAAATCAAAAATAATGTTCTTAAACGAATTCTCGACgacaacaaaaatatgaaaaaaagaattagatTACTTGAAAAGGAAAACGACGAAATTTACGAATCTCAAATTAACCTTGAAATGAAGATTAACGCCCAGGACCAATACTCCAGAAGAAATAATCTGGAAATCATTGGCATATCAGATGATATCGCTGATCGAAATCTCGAAGCAAAGGTAATAAGCATTCTTCAGGAAATCGGTGTTACCTGTGATTGTAACGAAATTGAGGCTTGTCATCGCCTACCAAAGTCAAAGAGGGAAAGAGACTCGAAATTTCCAAAGCGCACTATAGTTAGGTTCGTCAACAGGAAAAAGGCTGAAAAAGCGCTCGAAAACCGTAAAAAGTTGAAAGACAGTGTAAATCATCGTAAAGTTGTTATTTCAGATAATCTTTGCCCAGCTTATAAAGCCCTGTTGGGAATGAGCAGTCAATTATATCACGAAGGTAGAATTGCATCATCTTGGTCTTGGAAgggtaatgtttttattaaaccaaatataacagatgaaccttttaaaatttttcacgtAAGCGACTTAGATTATTATTATGACGATGTTTCCTTGGAATaa